One Salvia splendens isolate huo1 chromosome 22, SspV2, whole genome shotgun sequence DNA segment encodes these proteins:
- the LOC121785965 gene encoding acyl-CoA--sterol O-acyltransferase 1-like isoform X2 has product MEGEINNLILVWSIVVASLCYTHKVAQIFPTGNPRIIAIFPIIILFLLLPLNFTSIHFSGITSFFISWLSTFKLLLLTFNQGPLSSHPPIPLSLFLPLACFPIKIQQSPKKPHKSPLNPVVKVTILALLIRVYAYKSHIHPHIIMLCYALHMYLMLEMILSLFAAAVKALARVELEPHFNEPYLATSLQDFWGRRWNLMVSNILHPTVYRPVRAASARLGLGRWAAIPAVLATFLVSGLMHELIFYNIGRMRPSGEMIGFFLLHGVSLSLEIVVKKMCEGRLRLPRAVAGVLTLGYVIYTSFWLFFPPFLRAKSDLRSCRESLAFMEFVRNRRLVEPSVQTVTSGLIVSLAGIIGDISCPSLDISRL; this is encoded by the exons ATGGAAGGAGAAATCAACAACTTGATTCTAGTTTGGAGCATTGTAGTAGCCTCTCTTTGCTACACCCACAAAGTAGCCCAAATCTTCCCCACCGGAAATCCAAGAATCATCGCAATCTTCCCAATCATaatcctcttcctcctcctccctctcaACTTCACCTCCATTCACTTCTCCGGCATCACCTCCTTCTTCATCTCATGGCTCTCCACCTTCAAACTCCTCCTCCTCACCTTCAACCAAGGCCCCCTCTCCTCCCACCCCCCAATCCCCTTATCCCTCTTCCTCCCCTTAGCTTGCTTCCCCATCAAAATCCAACAATCCCCCAAAAAACCCCACAAATCACCCCTAAACCCCGTCGTTAAAGTAACAATACTAGCCCTTCTCATACGCGTATACGCCTACAAATCCCACATCCACCCCCACATCATCATGCTATGCTACGCCCTCCACATGTACCTCATGCTAGAGATGATCCTCTCCCTCTTCGCCGCGGCCGTGAAAGCCCTAGCCCGGGTCGAGCTCGAGCCCCACTTCAACGAGCCCTACCTCGCCACCTCGCTCCAAGACTTCTGGGGGAGGCGGTGGAACTTGATGGTGTCCAACATTTTGCACCCCACGGTCTACCGCCCCGTGAGGGCCGCCTCAGCCCGGCTCGGGCTAGGCAGATGGGCCGCGATACCCGCGGTTTTGGCCACGTTCTTGGTGTCCGGGCTAATGCATGAGCTGATTTTTTACAACATTGGGAGAATGAGGCCGAGTGGGGAGATGATTGGGTTCTTTCTTCTACACGGGGTGTCTTTATCTCTGGAGATTGTGGTGAAGAAGATGTGTGAGGGGAGATTGAGGCTGCCGAGGGCTGTGGCGGGGGTGTTGACGTTGGGGTATGTGATTTACACGAGTTTTTGGCTGTTTTTTCCGCCGTTTTTGAGGGCGAAATCGGATCTTAGGAGCTGTCGGGAGTCGCTTGCGTTCATGGAGTTTGTTAGGAATCGTCGGCTCGTTGAGCCGA GTGTGCAAACAGTTACAAGCGGCTTAATTGTG AGTTTGGCAGGAATCATCGGTGATATTTCTTGTCCTTCTCTTGATATTTCGAGGTTGTGA
- the LOC121785965 gene encoding acyl-CoA--sterol O-acyltransferase 1-like isoform X3, whose translation MEGEINNLILVWSIVVASLCYTHKVAQIFPTGNPRIIAIFPIIILFLLLPLNFTSIHFSGITSFFISWLSTFKLLLLTFNQGPLSSHPPIPLSLFLPLACFPIKIQQSPKKPHKSPLNPVVKVTILALLIRVYAYKSHIHPHIIMLCYALHMYLMLEMILSLFAAAVKALARVELEPHFNEPYLATSLQDFWGRRWNLMVSNILHPTVYRPVRAASARLGLGRWAAIPAVLATFLVSGLMHELIFYNIGRMRPSGEMIGFFLLHGVSLSLEIVVKKMCEGRLRLPRAVAGVLTLGYVIYTSFWLFFPPFLRAKSDLRSCRESLAFMEFVRNRRLVEPSEVCKQLQAA comes from the exons ATGGAAGGAGAAATCAACAACTTGATTCTAGTTTGGAGCATTGTAGTAGCCTCTCTTTGCTACACCCACAAAGTAGCCCAAATCTTCCCCACCGGAAATCCAAGAATCATCGCAATCTTCCCAATCATaatcctcttcctcctcctccctctcaACTTCACCTCCATTCACTTCTCCGGCATCACCTCCTTCTTCATCTCATGGCTCTCCACCTTCAAACTCCTCCTCCTCACCTTCAACCAAGGCCCCCTCTCCTCCCACCCCCCAATCCCCTTATCCCTCTTCCTCCCCTTAGCTTGCTTCCCCATCAAAATCCAACAATCCCCCAAAAAACCCCACAAATCACCCCTAAACCCCGTCGTTAAAGTAACAATACTAGCCCTTCTCATACGCGTATACGCCTACAAATCCCACATCCACCCCCACATCATCATGCTATGCTACGCCCTCCACATGTACCTCATGCTAGAGATGATCCTCTCCCTCTTCGCCGCGGCCGTGAAAGCCCTAGCCCGGGTCGAGCTCGAGCCCCACTTCAACGAGCCCTACCTCGCCACCTCGCTCCAAGACTTCTGGGGGAGGCGGTGGAACTTGATGGTGTCCAACATTTTGCACCCCACGGTCTACCGCCCCGTGAGGGCCGCCTCAGCCCGGCTCGGGCTAGGCAGATGGGCCGCGATACCCGCGGTTTTGGCCACGTTCTTGGTGTCCGGGCTAATGCATGAGCTGATTTTTTACAACATTGGGAGAATGAGGCCGAGTGGGGAGATGATTGGGTTCTTTCTTCTACACGGGGTGTCTTTATCTCTGGAGATTGTGGTGAAGAAGATGTGTGAGGGGAGATTGAGGCTGCCGAGGGCTGTGGCGGGGGTGTTGACGTTGGGGTATGTGATTTACACGAGTTTTTGGCTGTTTTTTCCGCCGTTTTTGAGGGCGAAATCGGATCTTAGGAGCTGTCGGGAGTCGCTTGCGTTCATGGAGTTTGTTAGGAATCGTCGGCTCGTTGAGCCGAGTGAG GTGTGCAAACAGTTACAAGCGGCTTAA
- the LOC121785965 gene encoding acyl-CoA--sterol O-acyltransferase 1-like isoform X1, with amino-acid sequence MEGEINNLILVWSIVVASLCYTHKVAQIFPTGNPRIIAIFPIIILFLLLPLNFTSIHFSGITSFFISWLSTFKLLLLTFNQGPLSSHPPIPLSLFLPLACFPIKIQQSPKKPHKSPLNPVVKVTILALLIRVYAYKSHIHPHIIMLCYALHMYLMLEMILSLFAAAVKALARVELEPHFNEPYLATSLQDFWGRRWNLMVSNILHPTVYRPVRAASARLGLGRWAAIPAVLATFLVSGLMHELIFYNIGRMRPSGEMIGFFLLHGVSLSLEIVVKKMCEGRLRLPRAVAGVLTLGYVIYTSFWLFFPPFLRAKSDLRSCRESLAFMEFVRNRRLVEPSVQTVTSGLIVVRFNEFNFMVVNLNLDWWQKFEFLKHSTNFFPIVDFVSLFFTIAFKTLKCIGLALIDAEYYFSNTKQI; translated from the exons ATGGAAGGAGAAATCAACAACTTGATTCTAGTTTGGAGCATTGTAGTAGCCTCTCTTTGCTACACCCACAAAGTAGCCCAAATCTTCCCCACCGGAAATCCAAGAATCATCGCAATCTTCCCAATCATaatcctcttcctcctcctccctctcaACTTCACCTCCATTCACTTCTCCGGCATCACCTCCTTCTTCATCTCATGGCTCTCCACCTTCAAACTCCTCCTCCTCACCTTCAACCAAGGCCCCCTCTCCTCCCACCCCCCAATCCCCTTATCCCTCTTCCTCCCCTTAGCTTGCTTCCCCATCAAAATCCAACAATCCCCCAAAAAACCCCACAAATCACCCCTAAACCCCGTCGTTAAAGTAACAATACTAGCCCTTCTCATACGCGTATACGCCTACAAATCCCACATCCACCCCCACATCATCATGCTATGCTACGCCCTCCACATGTACCTCATGCTAGAGATGATCCTCTCCCTCTTCGCCGCGGCCGTGAAAGCCCTAGCCCGGGTCGAGCTCGAGCCCCACTTCAACGAGCCCTACCTCGCCACCTCGCTCCAAGACTTCTGGGGGAGGCGGTGGAACTTGATGGTGTCCAACATTTTGCACCCCACGGTCTACCGCCCCGTGAGGGCCGCCTCAGCCCGGCTCGGGCTAGGCAGATGGGCCGCGATACCCGCGGTTTTGGCCACGTTCTTGGTGTCCGGGCTAATGCATGAGCTGATTTTTTACAACATTGGGAGAATGAGGCCGAGTGGGGAGATGATTGGGTTCTTTCTTCTACACGGGGTGTCTTTATCTCTGGAGATTGTGGTGAAGAAGATGTGTGAGGGGAGATTGAGGCTGCCGAGGGCTGTGGCGGGGGTGTTGACGTTGGGGTATGTGATTTACACGAGTTTTTGGCTGTTTTTTCCGCCGTTTTTGAGGGCGAAATCGGATCTTAGGAGCTGTCGGGAGTCGCTTGCGTTCATGGAGTTTGTTAGGAATCGTCGGCTCGTTGAGCCGA GTGTGCAAACAGTTACAAGCGGCTTAATTGTGGTAAGATTcaatgaatttaattttatggTCGTGAATTTGAATTTAGATTGGTggcaaaaatttgaatttttgaagCATAGTACTAACTTTTTCCCAATAGTCGATTTCGtgtctttgttttttactataGCATTCAAAACTCTAAAGTGCATAGGATTGGCACTAATTGATGCGGAGTACTATTTTTCCAATACTAAACAAATCTAG
- the LOC121785761 gene encoding tropinone reductase-like 3, giving the protein MEKFGKRFDGKVAIVTASTQGIGFGIAERLGLEGAAVVISSRRQKNVDEAVKKLKDRGIEVAGLVCHVSNEQHRKDLIKNTIEKYGKLDVVVCNAAANPSVDGILETKESVLDKLWEINVKTSILLLQEAAHHLNKGSSVVFISSIAGFHPPKGLAMYGVTKTALLGLTKALAAEMAPDTRVNCVAPGFVPTHFASFLTKNEEMRKSLEEKTLLNRLGTTQDMAAAAAYLASDDAAYVTGETIIVAGGTPSRL; this is encoded by the exons ATGGAGAAATTCGGGAAAAGATTTGACGGCAAAGTGGCCATAGTCACGGCTTCAACTCAGGGAATCGGCTTCGGCATAGCTGAGCGCCTTGGGTTAGAAGGTGCCGCCGTCGTTATCTCCTCCCGCCGCCAG AAAAATGTTGATGAAGCAGTGAAAAAGCTTAAGGATCGGGGAATTGAAGTGGCGGGTTTGGTGTGCCATGTTTCAAATGAACAGCATAGGAAAGATCTGATCAAGAACACAATCGAG AAATATGGAAAATTAGATGTCGTTGTGTGCAATGCTGCTGCGAACCCTTCTGTCGACGGTATTCTGGAAACTAAAGAATCAGTGCTTGACAAATTGTGGGAGATCAATGTTAAAACCTCAATTCTTCTGTTACAG GAAGCAGCTCATCACTTGAACAAAGGCTCTTCAGTTGTTTTCATATCATCTATAGCCGGATTTCATCCACCCAAAGGCTTGGCGATGTACGGCGTCACCAAAACAGCCCTACTTGGACTCACAAAG GCACTTGCGGCTGAGATGGCACCAGATACTCGTGTTAACTGTGTCGCTCCTGGTTTCGTTCCAACCCACTTTGCATCATTCCTTACAAAAAATGAAGAGATG AGGAAAAGCCTGGAGGAGAAGACGTTGCTGAATCGACTTGGAACTACGCAAGATATGGCTGCTGCCGCAGCTTATTTGGCTTCTGACGATGCTGCTTATGTGACCGGAGAAACAATAATTGTTGCAGGGGGAACGCCTTCCAGACTCTAG
- the LOC121786358 gene encoding probable proteasome inhibitor — translation MATEQSILAVIRAARPQFCTAFDKAAYAVHESFVATGYVLHATGPPAFADDALSVSCKDEDGMDGWNDVEDNYAFVYSNPENGSKRVLVNCLVMNDKLIVDVLKEGDSKPLHLELDAGEYVQEDAGSNYGLQFRNLGKLVENVNKEILNKLDAASASSSSAKISSTEASIREERDRLRVGPNTEDPYTPLHPGYVVPPIPGFGGGDLFSGPGAGMNPSRGDFGGGSMLVGPDDPRFFGDRTRGPGFLPGVPPGARFDPYGPPNVPGFEPGRFEK, via the exons ATGGCTACTGAGCAGTCGATTTTGGCGGTGATACGGGCGGCGAGGCCACAATTCTGCACCGCCTTTGATAAGGCAGCGTACGCCGTCCACGAGTCATTTGTTGCCACCGGATACGTCCTCCACGCCACCGGTCCTCCCGCTTTCGCCGATGACGCCCTTTCCGTATCCTGCAAAG ATGAAGATGGGATGGATGGTTGGAACGATGTCGAAGATAATTATGCGTTTGTATACTCGAACCCGGAGAATGGTTCAAAAAGGGTGCTCGTGAATTGCCTTGTGATGAATga taaattgaTCGTTGATGTTCTCAAGGAAGGAGATTCTAAGCCTCTGCATCTTGAACTGGA TGCTGGTGAGTATGTCCAAGAGGATGCCGGGAGCAATTATGGTTTGCAGTTCAGGAATTTGGGGAAGCTGGTGGAAAATGTTAACAAGGAAATTTTAAACAAACTGGATGCTGCTTCGGCTTCTAGCTCGTCAGCGAAAATCTCTAG TACAGAGGCAAGTATAAGAGAAGAAAGAGATCGGCTTAGGGTAGGACCTAATACAGAAGACCCTTACACGCCCTTACATCCTGG ATACGTTGTTCCACCAATTCCTGGTTTTGGCGGCGGTGACCTCTTTTCTGGCCCAGGGGCTGGAATGAACCCATCCAG GGGTGATTTTGGAGGTGGAAGCATGTTGGTGG GTCCTGATGATCCGAGGTTCTTTGGGGATCGAACTCGTGGCCCTGGATTTCTACC AGGTGTACCGCCCGGTGCACGCTTTGATCCTTATGGACCTCCTAATGTACCTGGATTTGAGCCTGGTcgatttgaaaaataa
- the LOC121787906 gene encoding traB domain-containing protein-like gives MYRAKRLYQIAQQRLSHSSATSRVGYERKRRKWMPQELTGGVLELTCKSSAPSGVCNVYLVGTNHHCLVSGRLAQAAVKFFKPEVVFLELCDYRKPILMGQNAKVFCIWSLFVKSYSVNEYMNNVYLVLEVPTIREMVDMWRKNLTVSYILHYWIETKTQDESWNGISGGEFYLANAEAMKYGAKVILGDRPYPVTAMRYMGKASLVDLLIPQEICLPKDCFDKLHGKMHAGAMDRMSEEYAKQDPIMAQTFVDERNQYMSTKLREVATQHESVVAVVGMGHVPGIKKYWNQKHPIDVDQLLSVPKQPMTVWDLLAFILAILVIILRLVRFNVDRRRNRRSRAAP, from the exons ATGTACAGAGCAAAGCGTCTCTACCAAATCGCTCAGCAGCGGCTGAGTCACTCCTCGGCCACATCGAGAGTCGGTTATGAACGTAAAAGGAGGAAGTGGATGCCGCAGGAGCTCACAGGAGGTGTATTGGAGCTCACGTGCAAGTCATCTGCGCCTAGCGGCGTCTGCAATGTCTATTTGGTTGGAACTAATCACCATTGTCTG GTATCTGGGAGATTAGCTCAGGCTGCGGTGAAATTCTTCAAGCCAGAG GTTGTTTTCTTGGAGTTGTGCGACTATCGCAAACCTATTTTAATGGGTCAAAATGCAAAGGTATTTTGTATTTGGAGTCTGTTTGTGAAGAGTTACTCAGTCaatgaatatatgaataatGTTTATTTGGTGTTGGAGGTCCCAACCATTCGAGAAATGGTGGATATGTGGAGGAAAAATTTGACAGTTTCTTATATTCTTCACTACTGGATTGAGACCAAG ACTCAAGATGAATCATGGAATGGTATATCCGGTGGAGAGTTTTACTTGGCAAATGCGGAAGCAATGAAATATGGAGCCAAGGTTATACTTGGTGATCGACCATATCCG GTTACAGCGATGAGATACATGGGCAAGGCGTCTCTCGTGGATTTGTTGATTCCACAAGAGATATGTTTGCCAAAAGATTGCTTCGACAAG CTTCATGGAAAGATGCATGCTGGCGCAATGGATCGAATGAGCGAGGAGTATGCTAAGCAGGATCCTATCATGGCGCAGACTTTCGTGGATGAGCGCAATCA ATATATGTCAACAAAGCTACGAGAAGTTGCAACACAGCATGAATCTGTGGTTGCTGTCGTTGGAATGGGCCACGTACcgggaataaaaaaatactgGAATCAGAAACACCCTATAGAC GTTGATCAACTTCTTAGCGTTCCAAAACAACCAATGACCGTGTGGGATCTACTTGCTTTTATTCTCGCAATATTAGTCATCATCTTGAGGCTCGTACGCTTTAACGTCGACAG GCGCAGGAACAGGCGTAGTCGAGCAGCTCCTTAA